Below is a genomic region from Prolixibacteraceae bacterium.
ATCCAAACTATATCTTGTTCATAAGCATCCAATGCAAAACGTGTCGCATCAATGTTTGTTGCCTTTGAGTCGTTAATGTAGCTTACACCATCCAATATACGGCTTAGCTCTAAACGATGAGCTACCGCTTCAAATGTCTCTAATCCCTTCAGAATATCACGATGACTCATCCCAACACGAAGGGTAGTCAATACTGCTGCCATCATATTACACCAGTTGTGTCTCCCTTTTAAAGGAAGCGATGCTAGAGGTGCTACAAAATGACGACCAGCTAACGACACATCCAAATGCCCCTCATTAACTTTAGCCAATGCCGATGGACTATGACTATTTAATGAGAAGGAAGCAGATGCCATTGGGAGTCTCATCTCTGTCAGCTTCTGAGCGATGGTCTCATCATCCTCGAAGAATATAAACAGATCCTCCTCTTTTTGGTTCTGTATAATGCGTAATTTTGCATCTGCGTACTTTGACAACTGATAGTCGTAACGATCAAGGTGGTCGGGAGTAATGTTCAGTAATATCGATATGTCCGCCTTAAATTGGTGCATATCCTCTAATTGAAAACTACTCAGTTCCAATACGAACCAATCGAACTCCTGATCCGCTATCTGTCGTGCAAAACTCGTTCCAATATTTCCACCGACACCAACAGTATACCCCGCCTCTTTCAGCATATGGTATAACAATGAAGTCGTCGTGGTCTTACCGTTACTACCTGTAATACAGATCGACTTTCCTGAATAGAACTGTCCAGCAAACTCAATCTCTGAAGCGATTGGAATGCCAGCAACGTCAATCTTTTTTACGATAGGAGCCGTACGTGGAATACCTGGACTCTTCACAACAAGGCTAGCCCCATTTAGAAGATCGTCCGAGTGTCCTCCCTCTTCCCATGCAATACCATGTGAATCCAGCTCTTCTCTATATTTTGGTGCCATGGTTCCGAAGTCCGAAACCATCACATTATATCCTCTTTTATGTGCAAGAATGGCACTACCTACACCACTCTCTCCTGCTCCTAAAATAACAATTCGTTCCATGTCTATCGAACTTTAAGCGTAACAATAGTAGAGATAGCCAAGATGATTGCTACAATCCAAAAACGAGTCACAATCTTCGATTCAGGCATCTCTTTCTTCTGGTAGTGATGGTGTAGTGGCGACATCAAGAAGATGCGTCGCCCTTCTCCATATTTCTTCTTGGTTCTCTTGAAATAATACACTTGAATCATCACAGACAGACTCTCGATCATAAAGATACCACATGCAAATGGTAACAGTAGCTCTTTGCGAATAATAATAGCAAAAACGGCAATAATACCACCCAAGCTTAAACTACCTGTATCTCCCATAAACACTTGTGCTGGATAGGAGTTAAACCATAAGAACCCGATAGTGGCTCCAATAAATGCTGAGATGAAAATGGTTAACTCA
It encodes:
- the murD gene encoding UDP-N-acetylmuramoyl-L-alanine--D-glutamate ligase, which gives rise to MERIVILGAGESGVGSAILAHKRGYNVMVSDFGTMAPKYREELDSHGIAWEEGGHSDDLLNGASLVVKSPGIPRTAPIVKKIDVAGIPIASEIEFAGQFYSGKSICITGSNGKTTTTSLLYHMLKEAGYTVGVGGNIGTSFARQIADQEFDWFVLELSSFQLEDMHQFKADISILLNITPDHLDRYDYQLSKYADAKLRIIQNQKEEDLFIFFEDDETIAQKLTEMRLPMASASFSLNSHSPSALAKVNEGHLDVSLAGRHFVAPLASLPLKGRHNWCNMMAAVLTTLRVGMSHRDILKGLETFEAVAHRLELSRILDGVSYINDSKATNIDATRFALDAYEQDIVWIVGGTDKGNDYSIIESLVKEKVKAIICLGMDNSKIVAAFQQSGIPIVETDAMEKAVAAAHGYAKENDIVLLSPCCASFDLFQSYIDRGNQFKEYVNAL